In Edaphobacter paludis, a single window of DNA contains:
- a CDS encoding GH92 family glycosyl hydrolase, whose product MISRPESSSAANDPASLVDITIGTGGHGHCFPGAVVPFGAVQLSPDTFTDGWDWCSGYHISDTSIMGFSHTHLSGTGCGDLLDFLVMPGTGESKIVPGSRSNPDEGYRSRFDHKDEHAEPGYYSVLLKDYGIHAELTATERTGLHRYTFPRDAKAAKSGHIIVDLKHSYGPSNVISASLHSPAPDTLAGGRTTKSWGDGREAYFTMQFSQKPTRIVFYKDDAEVPAGTEPLTGKSLKCVAFFDLTRNPVIFVKTGISGVSAESAANNLKAELPGWDFEHVRRSAREKWNKQLSRINVTTNNEKHRRIFYAALYHASIGPSLFDDADGSYRGMDKQIHKLNPGQRNYTTFSLWDTYRATHPLYTLINAEHVPDFVNALILMAEQSPAGMPVWPLQGTETGTMTGYHSAAVMAEACNKGFTGIDYERAYKCMMQRAMVDDYRGLGYYRSKHYIPCDLEEESVSKGFEYCYDDWSIAHVAKKLGHADDAKMLADRSLNYRNYYDRKINFARPKLANGEWAPGFDPLAMGTSKKWRDFTESNSWQTTFGIQHDAAGLIETLGGQKAFLAKLDELFDQPSTLPPDAPPDIAGLVGQYAQGNEPSHHIAYLYVYAGQPHKTQQRIRMLMETMYAALPDGLQGNEDVGQMSSWYIMSSMGFYPVDPVSGNYIFGTPLFDHVTLQLGKGKQLEIVAHRSAPSDQYIQSVTFNGKPYTRSWFNHREIVDGAKIEFTLGSQPNLEFGTKAEDIPPSFQLESA is encoded by the coding sequence ATGATATCTCGCCCTGAATCATCCAGTGCAGCAAATGATCCTGCCTCGCTGGTCGATATCACGATCGGTACCGGCGGCCACGGCCATTGCTTCCCCGGTGCAGTCGTCCCCTTCGGTGCTGTTCAACTCAGCCCCGATACCTTCACCGATGGTTGGGACTGGTGCTCCGGCTACCACATCTCCGACACCTCTATCATGGGCTTCAGCCACACCCATCTCAGCGGAACCGGTTGCGGCGATCTCCTCGACTTCCTCGTCATGCCCGGTACCGGCGAGTCGAAGATTGTACCCGGCTCGCGCAGCAACCCCGACGAAGGCTACCGATCGCGCTTCGACCACAAGGACGAGCACGCCGAGCCCGGCTATTACTCGGTCCTTCTCAAGGACTACGGCATTCACGCCGAGCTGACTGCCACCGAGCGCACTGGCCTGCACCGCTACACCTTTCCTCGCGACGCCAAGGCAGCAAAGAGCGGGCACATCATCGTCGATCTAAAGCATAGTTATGGTCCGTCGAACGTCATCTCCGCATCACTCCACAGCCCCGCACCCGACACGCTCGCCGGAGGCCGCACCACCAAGTCCTGGGGCGATGGCCGCGAAGCTTACTTCACCATGCAGTTCTCGCAGAAGCCTACGCGCATCGTCTTCTACAAAGATGACGCCGAGGTCCCGGCTGGCACAGAGCCTCTGACCGGCAAATCTCTCAAGTGCGTGGCCTTCTTCGACCTCACGCGGAATCCTGTCATCTTCGTAAAAACGGGCATATCCGGCGTCAGCGCGGAGTCCGCAGCCAATAATCTGAAGGCAGAGCTGCCCGGTTGGGACTTCGAGCACGTCCGCCGCAGCGCCCGCGAAAAGTGGAACAAGCAACTCTCTCGCATCAACGTCACCACAAATAACGAGAAGCATCGCCGCATCTTCTACGCCGCGCTTTACCATGCCTCCATCGGCCCTTCGCTCTTCGACGACGCCGACGGCAGCTATCGCGGCATGGATAAGCAGATCCACAAGCTCAACCCCGGACAGCGCAACTACACAACGTTCTCCCTCTGGGACACCTACCGCGCCACCCATCCGCTCTACACGCTCATCAATGCCGAGCATGTGCCCGACTTCGTCAACGCTCTCATCCTGATGGCCGAGCAAAGCCCTGCCGGAATGCCCGTCTGGCCGCTTCAAGGCACGGAGACCGGCACCATGACCGGCTACCATTCCGCCGCCGTCATGGCGGAAGCCTGCAACAAGGGCTTCACCGGCATCGACTACGAGCGCGCCTACAAATGCATGATGCAGCGCGCCATGGTCGACGACTATCGTGGCCTGGGCTATTACCGCTCGAAGCATTACATCCCCTGCGACCTCGAAGAAGAGTCCGTCAGCAAGGGCTTCGAATATTGCTACGACGACTGGTCCATCGCGCACGTCGCAAAGAAGCTCGGCCACGCAGACGATGCAAAGATGCTTGCAGACCGCTCGCTGAACTACCGCAACTATTACGATCGCAAGATCAACTTCGCCCGTCCTAAACTCGCGAATGGTGAATGGGCTCCTGGCTTCGATCCACTCGCGATGGGCACGTCAAAAAAATGGCGGGACTTCACCGAGTCGAACTCCTGGCAGACTACCTTCGGCATTCAGCATGACGCCGCGGGCCTCATCGAAACCCTCGGCGGCCAGAAGGCATTTCTCGCCAAGCTCGATGAGTTGTTCGATCAACCCTCCACGCTGCCTCCCGATGCTCCACCCGATATCGCCGGCCTCGTCGGTCAATACGCTCAGGGCAACGAGCCGTCGCACCATATCGCCTATCTCTACGTCTACGCCGGCCAGCCGCACAAGACCCAACAGCGTATCCGTATGTTGATGGAGACGATGTACGCCGCCCTTCCCGACGGTCTGCAAGGTAATGAAGACGTAGGCCAGATGTCATCCTGGTACATCATGAGTTCCATGGGCTTCTACCCCGTCGATCCGGTTAGCGGAAATTACATCTTCGGCACGCCGCTGTTCGACCACGTCACGCTGCAGCTCGGCAAGGGCAAGCAGCTTGAGATCGTTGCCCATCGTAGCGCACCCTCGGACCAGTACATCCAGTCCGTCACCTTCAATGGCAAACCTTACACTCGCTCCTGGTTCAACCACCGCGAGATCGTCGACGGGGCCAAAATCGAGTTCACGCTGGGCAGCCAGCCCAACCTCGAATTCGGCACCAAGGCCGAGGACATTCCACCCTCGTTCCAGCTCGAAAGCGCGTAG
- a CDS encoding glycosyl hydrolase family 18 protein, with product MKSLIVCLLFAASTVFAQTKTLFYMTDQPQSVRDFMEHSSKIDIIVPTWYSVDETGLVYGEPDPNVMLVVKHRHIALFPIVALFDKVKIHTLMSSDKAQTAMIDSLIAACKQNGYNGFQLDFENISWNDRDMLSTTVKRIANAFHQQHLQLQIAVVPNAPGYPGHTPFSKWIFSDWRGAFDLKALGESVDLLCLMTYDQHTRWTTPGPVGGWMWTNENLDDALKSVPKDKLSLGIALYGYHWFTGDPGVNEKVQKPNITAEYISAPNAQFFRDTYGGQEQWDPQDHTAWFYFYRDQMREWIFYTEKRGFADRYNLAQEQHLQGICAWVLGEEDPAIWSVLPDRK from the coding sequence ATGAAGTCCCTGATCGTCTGTCTCCTGTTTGCAGCGAGCACTGTCTTTGCCCAGACAAAGACTCTCTTCTACATGACAGATCAGCCGCAGTCGGTCCGCGACTTCATGGAGCATTCATCAAAGATCGACATCATCGTCCCCACCTGGTATAGCGTAGATGAGACCGGCCTCGTCTACGGCGAGCCTGACCCCAACGTCATGCTCGTCGTCAAGCATCGCCACATCGCCCTCTTCCCTATCGTCGCGCTCTTCGACAAAGTAAAGATTCACACCCTGATGTCGAGCGATAAGGCTCAGACAGCGATGATCGACTCTCTCATCGCTGCCTGCAAGCAAAACGGCTACAACGGCTTCCAGCTCGACTTTGAGAACATCAGTTGGAATGATCGCGACATGCTCTCCACCACGGTCAAACGAATCGCCAACGCCTTTCACCAACAACATCTTCAGCTTCAGATCGCAGTCGTCCCCAACGCCCCCGGCTATCCCGGACACACGCCATTCAGCAAATGGATCTTCTCCGACTGGCGTGGGGCCTTCGACCTCAAAGCCCTCGGCGAGTCCGTCGATCTGCTCTGCCTCATGACCTACGACCAGCACACCCGCTGGACGACGCCAGGCCCCGTCGGCGGCTGGATGTGGACCAATGAAAATCTCGACGATGCACTGAAGTCAGTGCCGAAAGACAAGCTCTCCCTCGGCATCGCACTCTATGGATATCACTGGTTCACCGGCGATCCCGGCGTCAACGAAAAAGTGCAGAAGCCCAACATCACCGCCGAGTACATCAGCGCCCCCAATGCCCAGTTCTTTCGTGACACCTACGGCGGACAAGAGCAATGGGACCCGCAGGACCACACCGCCTGGTTCTACTTCTATCGCGACCAGATGCGGGAGTGGATCTTCTACACCGAGAAGCGCGGCTTCGCCGACCGCTACAACCTAGCCCAAGAGCAACACCTTCAGGGAATCTGCGCCTGGGTACTCGGCGAAGAAGACCCCGCAATCTGGAGCGTTCTTCCAGATCGCAAATAA
- a CDS encoding beta-N-acetylhexosaminidase, protein MPQPASLQASAGGFVLTSQFRAVTTHFDNSRLDGAIHRTVQQLRQKTGLPLSLEATASAEAPLTIEVQGAGEAIQSIDENESYTLSVTPAGAHIEAATVVGAMHGLETLVQLVQPSGSDYILPLVSIHDSPRFPWRGLMIDCGRHFEPMDVLKRTLDGMAAVKLNVFHWHLTEDQGFRIESKLYPRLTAVGSDGLYYTQQDARELVSYARARGIRVVPEFEMPGHSTAWQVAYPKLASGNPPTSIRRDFGVADYELDPTREETYQFIARFLGEMATIFPDPYMHIGGDETPAPDWKTNPRIVAFMHAHHLKDNAALQAYFNTRVLKILTGLHKHMVGWDEILNPALPKDVVIQSWRGEASLAQGAEQGYQGILSAPYYLDAMKPAGTHYLADPLPSSSSLQPQQRKLVLGGEICMWAEQLYAGTIDSRVWPRSAAIAERFWSPENITDVDDMYRRLNVISIQLEGLGLHHLTQEDASLRELAGTQNIDQLRIFASALEPVSFGERYHEQKTSQLTVLNSFVDAVRPDPPSRYKIARLTETFLKSPQSDSADQAALTHWFETVANSVPTVEKQMQHSPRLAEVQQRAQQLPDLAKTAMDAIHFISSGTHASVGWKASKLAQIEAAKKPSAIVRFTFIDSLNLLVNAVQE, encoded by the coding sequence ATGCCACAGCCGGCCAGTCTGCAAGCATCTGCCGGTGGTTTTGTGCTTACCTCCCAGTTTCGTGCGGTTACAACCCACTTTGATAACTCCCGGCTCGATGGCGCCATCCACCGCACTGTGCAGCAATTGAGGCAGAAGACCGGCCTTCCGTTGTCCCTTGAGGCCACTGCGTCCGCTGAGGCTCCCTTGACGATCGAAGTGCAGGGTGCGGGCGAAGCGATACAGTCCATCGACGAGAACGAATCTTACACCCTCTCTGTCACTCCTGCCGGCGCACACATTGAAGCCGCTACGGTCGTCGGGGCCATGCATGGCCTGGAGACGCTGGTCCAGCTTGTACAACCTTCCGGCAGCGACTATATCCTTCCCTTAGTCTCGATCCACGACTCACCTCGCTTCCCATGGCGCGGACTAATGATCGACTGCGGACGTCACTTCGAACCGATGGACGTGCTCAAGCGTACCCTCGATGGAATGGCCGCCGTCAAGCTTAACGTCTTTCACTGGCACCTTACGGAGGACCAGGGGTTCCGTATAGAGAGCAAGCTCTATCCGCGACTCACCGCTGTTGGTTCCGACGGCCTCTACTACACCCAACAGGATGCCAGGGAACTTGTCAGCTATGCACGGGCGCGCGGCATCCGCGTCGTCCCTGAATTTGAAATGCCGGGTCACAGTACTGCGTGGCAGGTTGCCTATCCCAAACTCGCCAGCGGCAATCCTCCCACCTCGATCCGCCGCGACTTCGGCGTGGCGGACTACGAGCTCGATCCAACGCGTGAGGAGACCTATCAGTTCATCGCGCGCTTCCTTGGCGAGATGGCCACCATCTTTCCTGACCCCTACATGCACATCGGTGGCGACGAGACGCCCGCGCCCGACTGGAAGACGAATCCCCGCATCGTTGCCTTCATGCATGCGCACCATCTCAAGGACAACGCAGCTCTGCAGGCTTACTTCAACACTCGGGTGCTGAAGATTCTCACTGGCCTCCATAAACATATGGTCGGTTGGGACGAGATTCTCAACCCCGCACTTCCAAAGGATGTAGTCATTCAGTCATGGCGCGGCGAGGCTTCGCTGGCTCAAGGTGCGGAGCAGGGCTATCAGGGCATCCTTTCGGCACCGTACTACCTGGACGCAATGAAACCCGCGGGCACACATTATCTAGCCGACCCGCTGCCATCGAGCTCTTCCCTCCAACCTCAGCAGCGCAAGCTTGTCCTTGGCGGAGAGATCTGCATGTGGGCCGAGCAGCTTTATGCAGGCACCATCGATTCTCGCGTGTGGCCCCGGTCGGCGGCCATCGCCGAGCGCTTCTGGTCTCCGGAAAACATCACCGACGTAGATGACATGTATCGGCGGCTGAACGTCATCTCGATCCAGCTCGAAGGCCTCGGCCTCCATCATCTGACCCAGGAAGACGCCAGCCTTCGCGAACTCGCGGGAACGCAAAATATCGATCAGCTCCGCATCTTCGCCTCCGCATTGGAGCCGGTCAGCTTTGGCGAGCGATACCACGAACAGAAGACTTCGCAGCTCACCGTCCTCAACAGTTTTGTGGATGCAGTCCGTCCGGATCCACCGTCGCGCTACAAGATCGCACGCCTCACCGAAACCTTCCTCAAGTCGCCGCAATCCGACTCGGCAGATCAGGCTGCGCTGACTCACTGGTTCGAGACGGTAGCCAACTCGGTTCCGACAGTCGAGAAGCAGATGCAGCACTCCCCGCGACTCGCCGAAGTACAGCAGCGCGCCCAGCAGCTTCCAGACCTTGCAAAGACTGCAATGGACGCTATCCACTTCATCTCCTCCGGAACGCATGCCTCCGTCGGCTGGAAGGCAAGCAAGCTGGCGCAGATCGAGGCCGCGAAAAAGCCTTCTGCTATCGTTCGCTTCACCTTCATCGATTCGCTCAACTTGTTGGTCAACGCGGTACAGGAATAG
- a CDS encoding alpha-L-fucosidase translates to MFAAIRSEIDNPGVLKRSKSRGSQSILYRTIAALVCLAPLSSAIAQNFVDLKPSPAQVQWQDLEIGVIFHFGTNTFLNREWGDGTASPSVFNPTHVDTDQWMDAAKSAGARYAVLVAKHHDGFALWPTEQTDYSVKNSPWLDSKGDLVRMASDSAHKAGLGFGVYLSPWDRHDKRYPDPKAYDKYYLAQLDELATHYGPLTEFWLDGAGSTGRTYDFDSIITELRTYQPNTMVFADVALYKNADLRWVGNEDGKVLFENWNVIDRSGFLRWRPVESDTPLHRGHWFWHANDESTLRSVDDLLDIYTNTVGRGAQLMLGLAPDNTGQLPAADVKRLHEFGAALHRIYGHNLAAEQGHAVGISATAEHEALDNNPDTFWVAPPLHGTLEVHFDKPVTFDRAVTMERLDDGQHVEEYAIEAWQNGAWKPLARAQAIGHKKIDIFPACTTQRVRLNLISTSGTAAIREFQLFDGRSTSRQ, encoded by the coding sequence ATGTTTGCTGCCATTCGATCTGAGATAGACAACCCCGGCGTTCTGAAACGCAGCAAATCGCGTGGCAGCCAATCCATCCTCTATCGCACGATCGCTGCCCTGGTCTGCCTCGCTCCACTCTCCTCTGCCATTGCACAGAACTTTGTTGACCTCAAACCAAGCCCGGCTCAGGTGCAATGGCAGGATCTTGAGATTGGTGTCATCTTTCACTTCGGTACGAACACCTTCCTCAATCGCGAATGGGGCGATGGGACCGCCTCCCCATCGGTCTTCAATCCCACTCACGTCGATACCGACCAGTGGATGGATGCCGCCAAATCCGCAGGCGCCAGGTATGCCGTCCTGGTGGCAAAACACCACGATGGCTTTGCTCTCTGGCCCACGGAGCAGACAGATTACAGCGTCAAAAACAGCCCATGGCTCGACAGCAAAGGGGATCTGGTTCGCATGGCGTCCGACTCCGCGCACAAAGCAGGCCTCGGCTTTGGCGTCTATCTTTCTCCGTGGGACCGGCACGACAAACGCTATCCGGACCCCAAAGCCTACGACAAGTATTACCTCGCCCAACTCGACGAACTCGCTACACACTACGGCCCGCTGACCGAGTTCTGGCTCGATGGCGCAGGCAGCACGGGACGCACCTACGACTTCGATAGCATCATCACCGAGCTGCGCACCTACCAGCCAAACACGATGGTCTTCGCTGACGTTGCGCTCTATAAAAACGCAGATCTCCGCTGGGTCGGCAACGAAGACGGAAAGGTTCTCTTCGAGAACTGGAACGTCATCGACCGTTCCGGTTTTTTGCGTTGGCGTCCAGTCGAATCAGATACTCCGCTGCATCGCGGCCATTGGTTCTGGCATGCCAACGATGAGTCGACACTTCGCTCGGTGGACGACCTGCTGGATATCTACACCAATACAGTCGGCCGCGGAGCCCAGCTCATGCTTGGCCTCGCGCCAGACAACACTGGTCAGCTACCCGCAGCCGACGTCAAGCGGCTACATGAGTTCGGCGCAGCTCTCCACCGCATCTATGGCCACAACCTCGCCGCGGAGCAAGGCCACGCTGTCGGCATAAGTGCTACTGCCGAGCACGAAGCGCTCGATAACAACCCTGACACCTTCTGGGTCGCGCCACCGCTGCACGGCACGCTCGAGGTACATTTCGATAAACCCGTTACCTTCGACCGCGCCGTGACCATGGAGAGGCTCGACGACGGACAACATGTAGAGGAGTACGCCATCGAAGCCTGGCAGAACGGCGCATGGAAACCCTTGGCTCGCGCTCAGGCAATCGGCCACAAAAAGATCGACATCTTCCCTGCCTGTACGACGCAGCGGGTCCGGCTCAATCTCATATCGACCTCTGGAACTGCCGCGATCCGCGAGTTTCAACTCTTCGACGGAAGATCCACTTCGAGACAATAA
- the coxB gene encoding cytochrome c oxidase subunit II → MFIHSPSYFAQSSTSIFSPAATPSHWIFTLSMFVLSITGLIFLIVAGLLTYALIRYRHRNLLTYNEPTQIYGSNQIELAWTVIPALIVVMLFLTTSRVILATQDAKKPADAVDVVVVGHQFWWEFRYPKLGIVTANELHVPVSDPAHPTPTYLEMSSADLDHSFWVPRLAGKMDLIPNRVNTMWIDPETAGLYLGQCAQYCGVQHAKMLLRVYADSPKDFAAWVAQQQKPAVEDPTVAEGREVFLHNACVNCHTVSGTMANGRFGPDLTHVASRDTIASGAVENNAYNLKKWIDNPDSLKPGALMPPMHLNDHDLNAITAYLTTLH, encoded by the coding sequence ATGTTTATACATTCTCCGTCCTATTTCGCACAAAGCTCGACCAGCATCTTCTCCCCCGCCGCAACGCCCTCGCACTGGATTTTCACGCTTTCCATGTTTGTCCTGAGCATTACAGGGCTGATTTTTCTGATCGTCGCGGGCTTGTTGACTTATGCGCTCATCCGCTACCGGCACCGCAATCTGCTGACTTACAACGAACCGACGCAGATCTACGGCAGCAATCAGATCGAACTTGCCTGGACGGTTATTCCCGCACTGATCGTCGTGATGCTCTTTCTCACCACATCCCGTGTGATCTTAGCGACCCAGGATGCAAAGAAGCCTGCGGATGCAGTCGATGTGGTGGTAGTGGGCCATCAGTTCTGGTGGGAGTTTCGCTATCCTAAACTGGGCATCGTTACTGCGAATGAACTGCACGTCCCGGTGAGCGATCCTGCACATCCGACGCCGACTTATCTTGAAATGTCGTCCGCCGATCTTGATCACAGTTTCTGGGTGCCTCGTCTTGCAGGCAAAATGGACCTGATTCCGAACCGCGTCAACACCATGTGGATCGACCCTGAGACCGCTGGCCTCTACCTGGGACAATGCGCGCAATATTGTGGCGTGCAGCACGCGAAGATGCTGCTGCGAGTCTATGCGGACAGTCCCAAGGATTTTGCCGCCTGGGTAGCGCAACAGCAGAAGCCCGCGGTAGAAGACCCCACGGTTGCCGAGGGTCGCGAGGTGTTTCTGCATAATGCCTGCGTCAACTGCCACACTGTCTCGGGCACTATGGCCAATGGACGATTTGGTCCTGACCTGACGCACGTGGCCAGCCGCGACACGATTGCTTCGGGAGCGGTCGAAAATAACGCTTATAACCTGAAGAAATGGATCGATAATCCGGACTCGTTAAAGCCCGGTGCCTTGATGCCTCCTATGCATTTGAACGATCACGATCTGAACGCGATCACAGCGTACCTGACGACGCTTCATTAA
- a CDS encoding copper homeostasis protein CutC, whose amino-acid sequence MREIVFELCAESIDACLVARDGGADRIELCSALSEGGLTPSHGLIREAVTRSGLPVHVLLRPRGGDFVYTDAEFEVICEDLKHLRLLGASGVVLGVLCADGSVDVERTRELVKLAGPLEVTFNRAFDHTASLEAALEDVIAAGCRRILTSGGERDVVSGGKSLARLIGQAAGRIDIAVGGGLRVKNAAAVARTTGAQHFHGSIRRIVAGPRHYDGHDVQIEGGASAQSRFIVDSNDVRAMIKNLTDA is encoded by the coding sequence ATGCGCGAGATTGTCTTTGAATTGTGCGCCGAGAGTATCGATGCGTGCCTCGTCGCGCGTGATGGCGGAGCAGACCGCATCGAGCTTTGCAGCGCACTCAGTGAAGGCGGGTTGACGCCAAGCCATGGCCTGATTCGTGAAGCCGTGACGCGCAGTGGGTTGCCGGTGCATGTGTTGCTGCGCCCTCGCGGCGGCGACTTTGTGTATACGGACGCGGAGTTCGAAGTCATATGCGAGGACCTGAAACATCTGCGCCTGCTTGGGGCAAGCGGGGTAGTGCTGGGGGTGTTGTGTGCTGATGGTTCTGTCGATGTCGAGCGCACTCGCGAGCTGGTGAAACTGGCTGGGCCGCTTGAGGTGACGTTTAATCGCGCCTTCGACCATACAGCTTCGCTTGAGGCGGCGTTAGAGGATGTAATTGCAGCTGGTTGTCGACGTATTTTGACATCGGGCGGCGAGCGCGACGTTGTGAGCGGAGGAAAATCGCTTGCCCGGCTGATTGGACAGGCTGCAGGCAGAATTGATATCGCGGTGGGCGGCGGGTTGCGCGTGAAGAATGCCGCCGCCGTAGCGCGTACGACTGGAGCGCAACACTTTCATGGCTCCATACGCCGCATCGTTGCGGGGCCGCGACACTATGACGGTCACGACGTGCAGATTGAAGGCGGGGCTTCTGCTCAGTCCCGGTTTATCGTCGATAGCAACGATGTGCGCGCAATGATCAAGAATCTGACTGACGCATAA